From Rhinopithecus roxellana isolate Shanxi Qingling chromosome 17, ASM756505v1, whole genome shotgun sequence, one genomic window encodes:
- the MPHOSPH10 gene encoding U3 small nucleolar ribonucleoprotein protein MPP10, producing the protein MAPRVWRRRTLERCLAEVGKATGRPECFLTIQDGLASKFTSLTKVLYDFNKILENGRIHGSPLQKLVIENFDDEQIWQQLELQNEPILQYFQNAVGETINDEDISLLPESEEQEREVDGSEIEADDQEDLEDLEEEEEVSDMGDDDPEVGERTKNSSKSGLRKSPVFSDEDSDLDFDISKLEQQSKVQHKGHGKPREKSVVDDKFFKLSEMEAYLENIEKEEERKDDNDDEEEDIDFFEDIDSDEDEGGLFGSKKLKSGKSSRNLKYKDFFDPVESDEDITSVHDDELNSDKEDDEIAEEEAEELSISETDEDDDLEENEDGKQHKETLKRVTFALPDDEETEDTGVLNVKKNSDEVKSSFEKRQEKMNEKIASLEKELLEKRPWQLQGEVTAQKRPENSLLEETLHFDHAVRMAPVITEETTLQLEDIIKQRIRDQAWDDVVRKEKPKEDAYEYKKRLTLDHEKSKLSLAEIYEQEYIKLNQQKTAEEENPEHVEIQKMMDSLFLKLDALSNFHFIPKPPVPEIKVVSNLPAITMEEVAPVSVSDAALLAPEEIKEKNKAGDIKTAAEKTATDKKRERRKKKYQKRMKIKEKEKRRKLLEKSSVDQAGKYSKAVASEKLKQLTKTGKASFIKDEGKDKALKSSQAFFSKLQDQVKMQINDAKKAEKKKKKRQDISVHKLKL; encoded by the exons ATGGCCCCGCGGGTCTGGCGTCGACGGACCCTGGAGCGGTGTCTGGCAGAAGTCGGCAAAGCCACGGGTCGGCCCGAGTGCTTCCTCAC GATTCAAGATGGATTGGCATCAAAGTTCACTTCTTTAACAAAAGTGCTTTAtgactttaataaaatattagagaaTGGTAGGATCCATGGAAGCCCCTTGCAAAAACTTGTGATAGAAAATTTTGATGATGAGCAGATTTGGCAACAACTGGAATTGCAAAATGAACCAATTTTACAATACTTCCAGAATGCAGTTGGTGAAACAATTAATGATGAAGACATCAGTCTTCTCCCAGAGAGTGAAGAACAGGAACGTGAAGTGGATGGTTCAGAGATAGAGGCTGATGACCAGGAGGACCTAGAAGAtttagaagaggaggaagaagtgtCAGACATGGGTGATGATGATCCTGAAGTGGGTGAGAGAACTAAAAACTCCAGCAAATCTGGTCTGAGGAAAAGCCCAGTTTTCAGTGATGAGGATTCTGATCTTGACTTTGATATCAGCAAATTGGAACAGCAGAGCAAGGTGCAACACAAAGGACAtggaaaacctagagaaaagtCCGTAGTAGATGATAAATTCTTCAAACTCTCCGAAATGGAGGCCTAtttagaaaacatagaaaaagaagaggaacgaaaagatgataatgatgatgaggaggaagatattgatttttttgaagatattGATTCTGATGAAGATGAAGGGGGACTGTTTGGAAGTAAAAAACTTAAG tcAGGTAAAAGTTCCAGAAATCTgaaatacaaagatttttttgaTCCAGTTGAAAGTGATGAAGACATAACAAGTGTTCATGATGATGAGTTGAATTCAGACAAAGAAGATGATGAAATTGCTGAAGAGGAAGCAGAAGAACTAAGTATTTCGGAAAC GGATGAAGATGATGACCTTGAAGAAAATGAAGACGGTAAACAACATAAAGAAACCTTGAAAAGAGTGACCTTTGCTTTACCAGATGACGAGGAAACTGAAGATACAGGtgttttaaatgtaaagaaaaattctgATGAAGTTAAATCCTCTTTTgaaaaaaggcaggaaaag ATGAATGAAAAAATTGCATCTTTAGAAAAAGAGTTGTTAGAAAAAAGGCCATGGCAGCTTCAGGGGGAAGTGACAGCACAGAAGAGGCCAGAGAACAGCCTCCTGGAGGAGACCCTGCACTTTGACCATGCTGTCCGGATGG cacctgtGATTACAGAGGAAACCACCCTTCAACTGGAAGATATCATTAAACAGAGGATAAGAGATCAG GCTTGGGATGATGTAGTACgtaaagaaaaacctaaagagGATGCATATGAATATAAAAAGCGTTTAACCTTAGACCATGAGAAGAGTAAATTGAGCCTTGCTGAAATTTATGAACAGGAGTACATCAAACTCAACCAG CAAAAAACAGCAGAAGAAGAAAATCCAGAGCATGTAGAAATTCAGAAGATGATGGATTCCCTCTTCTTAAAATTGGATGCCCTCTCAAACTTCCACTTTATCCCTAAACCG CCTGTACCAGAGATTAAAGTTGTGTCAAATCTGCCAGCCATAACCATGGAGGAAGTAGCCCCAGTGAGTGTTAGTGATGCAGCTCTCCTGGCGCCAGAGGAGATCAAG gagaaaaataaagctggagaTATAAAAACAGCTGCTGAAAAAACAGCTACAGACAAGAAACGAGAgcgaaggaaaaagaaatatcaaaagcgtatgaaaataaaagagaaggagaagcgGAGAAAACTGcttgaaaagagcagtgtagATCAAGCAGGGAAATACAGCAAAGCAGTAGCTTCGGAGAAGTTAAAACAGCTGACCAAAACTGGCAAAGCTTCCTTCATAAAG GATGAAGGTAAAGACAAAGCCTTAAAGTCCTCTCAAGCATTCTTTTCTAAATTACAAGATCaagtaaaaatgcaaatcaatgatgcaaagaaagcagaaaagaaaaagaagaaaagacaggatatttctgttcataaattaaagctgtaa